The Sphingorhabdus sp. Alg231-15 genome has a segment encoding these proteins:
- a CDS encoding heme-binding protein codes for MRKFRFTAAISAAALVLTSCGGGGGSNDFGGTPSPSPAPSPTPSPTPIDGNGGAFTPPAQEALSVTDVQTVIAQAVGEATARNLPSVIAVTDRVGNVLAVFQMNGAPAMAGLSTSTINGPNPNPQGLQGAMVPATTAAIAKAVTGAYLSSGGNAFSTRTASQIVQEHFPPSPTTVGLESGPLFGVQFSQLPCSDLSSRFLAGGGASNLIGPKRSPLGLAADPGGLPLYKNGVVVGAIGVMGDGDYGFDRNILDVDQDDEEAIALAGIQGFAPSASITANRISVDGTSLRFSDMTVSDLSPLQSNFAAINGTAGALVPVRGYTDGTIITGTTYGTEQSGIRASTAAEFKNRDAFVLSDGTGTNRYPVRAATDGGAVAAPLTEAEVRAVLEEAFIVMTRARAQIRQPLDSRAQVSISVVDTNGEILGLVRSPDAPIFGTDVSLQKARTATFFSNDIAAAEMLTDPAIAPYVQAVRTFLGDPNALTGTVAFADRSGGNLARPYFPDGEVGRPNGPISKPIQEFSPFNVGLQLDFVVGNIGAHLTFVSDPAATDSPQQCTTLPDSPSGTKRLANGIQIFPGSVPIYRGDQLIGGIGVSGDGIDQDDMISFLGVHNAGLRVGSIGNAPQAIRADNVVVDLGDAQVRLRYVNCPFAPFLDTDEQNVCEGL; via the coding sequence ATGCGGAAGTTTCGTTTTACTGCTGCCATTTCAGCAGCTGCCTTGGTGCTGACCTCTTGCGGAGGCGGCGGTGGCAGCAATGATTTTGGTGGTACGCCATCCCCTTCTCCAGCGCCGTCGCCGACACCATCGCCAACACCCATTGACGGCAATGGCGGTGCGTTCACACCGCCTGCGCAAGAGGCACTTAGCGTCACCGATGTGCAAACCGTCATCGCACAAGCGGTGGGAGAAGCGACCGCGCGCAATCTGCCCTCGGTCATCGCGGTTACCGACAGGGTCGGCAATGTTTTGGCGGTGTTCCAGATGAACGGCGCGCCAGCAATGGCCGGTTTGAGTACAAGCACCATCAACGGACCCAATCCTAATCCGCAAGGATTACAAGGGGCTATGGTTCCTGCGACGACGGCGGCGATCGCGAAAGCCGTGACCGGTGCCTATCTGTCGAGCGGTGGCAACGCTTTTTCCACGCGTACGGCGAGCCAGATTGTACAAGAGCACTTCCCGCCTTCTCCCACCACTGTGGGGCTTGAAAGTGGGCCGCTTTTTGGCGTGCAGTTCAGCCAGCTTCCCTGTTCTGACTTGTCATCGCGCTTTTTGGCCGGTGGGGGAGCTTCAAACCTGATCGGACCTAAGCGATCGCCACTGGGTCTTGCGGCTGATCCGGGTGGATTACCCCTCTACAAAAATGGTGTCGTGGTCGGCGCGATCGGAGTCATGGGCGACGGCGACTACGGCTTTGATCGTAATATTCTCGACGTCGATCAGGATGATGAGGAGGCAATTGCCTTGGCTGGAATCCAGGGCTTTGCTCCATCTGCATCGATTACCGCCAATCGGATAAGCGTGGATGGAACGTCTTTGCGCTTCAGCGATATGACGGTCAGTGATCTGTCACCGCTGCAATCCAATTTCGCTGCCATTAACGGGACCGCTGGAGCGCTCGTTCCGGTGCGGGGCTATACCGATGGCACGATCATCACCGGCACGACCTACGGCACCGAACAGTCCGGCATTCGGGCGTCGACCGCCGCGGAATTCAAGAACCGGGATGCCTTTGTTCTCAGCGATGGCACTGGCACCAACCGCTATCCGGTCCGTGCAGCCACCGATGGCGGAGCAGTTGCTGCACCACTGACCGAAGCTGAAGTGCGAGCGGTTCTGGAGGAAGCCTTTATCGTGATGACCCGCGCCCGTGCGCAGATTCGGCAACCGCTCGACAGTAGGGCGCAGGTGTCGATCTCCGTGGTCGATACCAATGGCGAGATTCTTGGCCTCGTTCGTTCACCCGATGCACCGATTTTCGGCACTGATGTGTCGTTACAAAAAGCACGAACAGCAACGTTCTTCTCCAATGACATAGCGGCGGCGGAAATGCTCACGGACCCAGCCATCGCACCCTATGTCCAAGCGGTTCGCACTTTCCTTGGCGATCCTAATGCTTTGACCGGAACGGTGGCCTTCGCTGACCGTTCAGGCGGTAATCTTGCGCGCCCCTATTTTCCGGATGGCGAAGTTGGTCGTCCAAATGGCCCAATTTCCAAACCGATCCAGGAATTCAGCCCATTCAATGTCGGGCTGCAGCTTGATTTCGTAGTCGGCAATATTGGTGCACATCTGACATTTGTCTCCGATCCCGCCGCGACCGACAGTCCACAGCAATGCACCACGCTTCCAGACAGTCCAAGCGGAACAAAGCGGCTGGCCAATGGCATCCAGATTTTCCCCGGCAGCGTTCCGATATATCGCGGTGATCAACTTATTGGTGGTATCGGTGTGTCAGGTGACGGCATCGATCAGGATGATATGATCAGCTTCCTGGGAGTTCACAATGCCGGTCTGCGCGTCGGCAGCATTGGCAACGCGCCACAAGCCATTCGCGCCGATAACGTCGTGGTTGACCTGGGCGATGCCCAGGTCCGATTGCGCTATGTAAACTGCCCCTTTGCGCCGTTTCTCGACACCGATGAACAGAATGTCTGCGAGGGTTTGTAG